The DNA segment TTCGAAGTCGAGGTCGATGGATTGGGGGAAACGATGGTATATCCTGCGCATCACTAGAATTGAGGTCTGCGGAACGTAAAAAGAATGTGATCCCGCCGGAGGCGCAAACGTTTTTTGCACATCGCTCCCTTCCCGCATCCATGACCGACCACCTCACGCTCCTCCAGGTGAACGACTCGCACGGCTACCTGGAACCGCACCAGGAACTCTTTTATGCCGCCGGGCCGCCGGTGTACCGGACGGCCGGCGGGTATGCCCGGATTGCCGCTCTCCTCGAAGATGCCCGTGAAGAGCGGCCGGGAACTGTGCTCGCGTTCGACTGCGGCGACACCATCCACGGGACCTACCCTGCCGTCCGGTCGGAAGGCGAAGCGCTCGTCCCGATCCTGAACGCTCTCGCCTTCGATGCCATGACCGCTCACTGGGAGTTCGCCTACGGCCCGGAGCAGTTCCGGAAGGTTGCCGGGAGGCTCGATTACCCTGTCCTCGCCGACAACTGCTACGACGATGCGACCGGCGACCCGGTCTTTCCCCCGTATACGGTCTGCGAGACCGATAGTCTGCAGGTGGGCGTCATCGGCATCGCCGCCACCATCGTCGACAAGGTGATGCCGGACTCCTTCTCGGAAGGGATCCATTTCTCTCTCGGCAACGCCGAACTCCCCGGTCACATCGCCCGGCTCCGCGAAGAGGAGGGGGTGGATCTTGTCGTGGTGATATCGCACCTCGGGTTTCCGCAGGAGGTGAAACTCGCCCGCGAGACGGACGGGATCGACGTCCTCCTCTCAGGGCACACCCACAACCGGCTTTTTGAACCAGCGGTCGTCAACGACACCGTCATCATCCAGTCGGGCTGTCACGCCTCCTTCCTCGGGCGGCTCGACCTTACGGTCGAGAACCGGCGGGTGAAGAAGTTCGACCACGAACTCATCGTCGTCGGTGAGGAGATCCGGCCTCACCCGGAGGTCGAGGAGATGGTCGAGGGGATCATGGAACCCCACCGCGAATACCTCTCCCGGGTCGTCGGGGAGACCCGGACCGGTCTTAACCGGAACACGGTTCTCGAGGCCACGATGGACAACCTTCTCCTGCAGGCGCTCCTCGACGCCACGGGTGCGGAGATGGCGTTCTCGAATGGCTGGCGCTACGGCGCCCCGGTGCCGCCCGGCCCGGTCACACAAAACGATCTCTGGGATATCATCCCGGTCAACCCCCCGGTCTCGACGGTCGAGATCACCGGCCGGGATCTCCGGGCGATGATGGAGGAGAACCTGGAACGGACTTTTTCGCGCGACCCATACGAGCAGATGGGTGGCTACGTGAAGCGGTGCATGGGGGTCAACCTCTACTGCAAGATGGAGAATCCGGCCGGGCTGCGGATCCAGGAGTTCTTTGCGGCCGGCAAAAGGCTCGACCCGGACGCCGTCTACAGCGCGGCGTTCGTCACCGGGCAGGGCGTGCCGCCGAAGTACGGGAAGAACCGCCAGAACCTCGATGTCCGGGCGATCGAGGCGCTCGAACGCTATCTCTCGGGCGGCCCCGTCAGCGCCGAACTCCGCGGGAGCGTGACGGCGGTATGACTCCCTCCCCGCGGGTCGCCGTCCACCTGGACGAGCGCGAGAAGGCGGCTCTGGCGCTCCGAAATACAAAGAACCTTCTTGAAGGTCTTGCAGGTGTCGAGGTCGAGGTGGTCGCCCATGCCGACGGGGTGGAGGAGCTCCGCACCGGAAGCCCGCAGGCGGCGCTGACGGCGCAACTTGCGGATCGGGGTGTCCGGTTCGTCGTCTGCGAGAACACCCTTCGTTCCCGGAACCTGTCGGAGAAAGACTTCCCCGGTTACGTTGGAACCGTCCCGTCCGCGATCGTAGAACTGGTCGTCAGACAGGCGGAGGGCTGGCAGTATCTTCGGCCGTAAAAAAGGAGGGTATCTTATGCGAGCAGA comes from the Methanoculleus marisnigri JR1 genome and includes:
- a CDS encoding bifunctional metallophosphatase/5'-nucleotidase, which codes for MTDHLTLLQVNDSHGYLEPHQELFYAAGPPVYRTAGGYARIAALLEDAREERPGTVLAFDCGDTIHGTYPAVRSEGEALVPILNALAFDAMTAHWEFAYGPEQFRKVAGRLDYPVLADNCYDDATGDPVFPPYTVCETDSLQVGVIGIAATIVDKVMPDSFSEGIHFSLGNAELPGHIARLREEEGVDLVVVISHLGFPQEVKLARETDGIDVLLSGHTHNRLFEPAVVNDTVIIQSGCHASFLGRLDLTVENRRVKKFDHELIVVGEEIRPHPEVEEMVEGIMEPHREYLSRVVGETRTGLNRNTVLEATMDNLLLQALLDATGAEMAFSNGWRYGAPVPPGPVTQNDLWDIIPVNPPVSTVEITGRDLRAMMEENLERTFSRDPYEQMGGYVKRCMGVNLYCKMENPAGLRIQEFFAAGKRLDPDAVYSAAFVTGQGVPPKYGKNRQNLDVRAIEALERYLSGGPVSAELRGSVTAV
- a CDS encoding DsrE family protein, coding for MTPSPRVAVHLDEREKAALALRNTKNLLEGLAGVEVEVVAHADGVEELRTGSPQAALTAQLADRGVRFVVCENTLRSRNLSEKDFPGYVGTVPSAIVELVVRQAEGWQYLRP